In one window of Megalops cyprinoides isolate fMegCyp1 chromosome 24, fMegCyp1.pri, whole genome shotgun sequence DNA:
- the LOC118770907 gene encoding uncharacterized protein LOC118770907 encodes MSPGLQTLLAKQKIKFQYNPPNAPHFGGMWEREIRSVKAALHTIVGAQTLTEEVLRTLLTEVEAILNAKPLGYVSSDVADPDPVTPNYLLMGRPDASLPQVVFPESELLSRRRWRHTQVLADQFWSYFIKNYLPSLQRRQKWTNDTDDLTPGTVVMIMDHQLPRALWPVGRVETTFPGADGHVRSVDIQVKGKRYHRPVARLIKLPAIPDDDNQRAPPTQITPSTGSTFTQ; translated from the coding sequence ATGAGTCCAGGTCTCCAAACACTACTGGCCAAGCAGAAGATCAAGTTCCAGTACAACCCCCCTAACGCACCACATTTCGGAGGTATGTGGGAGCGTGAGATTCGCTCTGTCAAGGCCGCTCTCCACACCATAGTAGGAGCTCAGACGCTGACTGAAGAAGTCCTCAGGACGCTCCTGACCGAAGTTGAGGCCATCCTGAACGCAAAGCCCCTCGGATACGTCTCCTCCGATGTAGCTGATCCTGACCCTGTGACCCCTAACTACTTGCTGATGGGGCGGCCTGATGCTTCTCTGCCACAGGTTGTTTTCCCAGAGTCAGAGCTACTAAGCCGACGGAGATGGCGTCACACTCAGGTACTGGCAGATCAATTCTGGAGCTACTTCATTAAGAATTACTTACCCTCTCTACAGCGACGACAGAAATGGACCAATGACACTGATGACCTCACTCCTGGGACCGTCGTGATGATCATGGACCACCAGCTCCCTAGAGCACTCTGGCCTGTTGGGCGGGTGGAGACCACCTTTCCTGGAGCAGATGGCCATGTTCGTTCAGTGGACATTCAGGTCAAAGGCAAACGCTACCACCGCCCCGTAGCTCGGCTCATCAAGCTCCCTGCCATCCCTGACGATGACAACCAACGGGCACCTCCTACCCAGATCACACCATCTACAGGAAGTACATTCACACAGTGA
- the LOC118771556 gene encoding sterile alpha motif domain-containing protein 9-like encodes MADALLGDPIVGGNLGYHLIPLRDFLSANNKIPPEHAVKIESDFYKGGPPQWANFQIAENAGSAFVKRDGYSKIINLIQEDQKCHYTVTFANLFHQPGSGATTLAMQVLWDLRDKFMCAVLQRGTATQSIAQDVITISFYLGFNIKGPVACDIQYK; translated from the exons ATGGCAGATGCATTGCTGGGTGACCCCATCGTAGGTGGCAATCTGGGCTACCACCTCATACCACTTAGAGATTTTCTTTCTGCAAACAACAAAATCCCCCCAGAGCATGCCGTGAAAATTGAGTCTGACTTTTACAAAGGTGGTCCACCCCAATGGGCGAACTTTCAAATAGCTGAAAATGCAGGATCAGCCTTTGTCAAGAGGGATGGCTACAGTAAAATCATTAATCTAATTCAAGAAGACCAAAAATGTCACTACACTGTCACATTTGCCAATCTGTTCCACCAGCCAGGAAGTGGGGCCACCACTCTGGCCATGCAAGTGCTGTGGGACCTCAGGGACAAATTTATGTGTGCTGTTCTACAACGCGGCACTGCAACCCAGAGCATTGCCCAAGACGTGATCAC GATATCCTTCTACCTTGGCTTCAACATAAAAGGACCCGTGGCATGTGACATTCAGTATAAGTAA